A stretch of Bacteroidales bacterium DNA encodes these proteins:
- a CDS encoding outer membrane lipoprotein-sorting protein — MKKKIIFMTVIMIAFSLNSVFAQDANAILKKMDDVMYSPEDMQAKTKIVLIDKVGAEKVREATVIQKGNDKRIFRFTAPASQAGISVLSLPDDVMYLYLPAFSKERRIASHVKNQKFAGTDFSYDDMEAVPYSNKYTPELLKTEENTYVLQLAPKSQKSEYSKLIVKVHKTNYYPEAMEYFDKGNRKIKEAIYKFKKIGKYWNAEEIVMTDLKKSHKTKMIMSDVKYDQGFTDDEFTVRKLKQ; from the coding sequence ATGAAAAAGAAAATAATCTTCATGACAGTAATAATGATTGCTTTCAGTTTAAATTCCGTCTTTGCACAAGATGCAAATGCCATTTTAAAAAAGATGGATGATGTAATGTATTCGCCTGAAGATATGCAGGCAAAAACAAAAATTGTTCTGATAGACAAAGTCGGGGCTGAAAAAGTCAGAGAAGCAACTGTAATACAAAAAGGAAACGATAAACGTATTTTCAGGTTCACTGCTCCTGCATCACAAGCAGGAATATCAGTTTTGTCATTACCTGATGATGTAATGTATTTGTATTTACCTGCTTTCAGCAAAGAAAGAAGAATAGCTTCGCATGTTAAAAACCAAAAATTTGCTGGCACCGATTTTTCTTATGACGATATGGAAGCAGTACCTTATTCAAATAAATACACACCTGAATTATTAAAAACAGAAGAAAACACTTATGTTTTACAATTAGCTCCCAAATCACAAAAATCGGAATATTCAAAACTGATTGTAAAAGTGCATAAAACAAATTATTACCCGGAAGCAATGGAATATTTTGATAAGGGAAATAGAAAAATTAAAGAAGCTATATATAAATTTAAGAAAATTGGAAAATACTGGAATGCAGAAGAAATTGTAATGACAGATTTAAAGAAAAGTCATAAAACTAAAATGATAATGTCGGACGTAAAATATGACCAGGGATTTACTGATGATGAGTTTACTGTAAGAAAGTTAAAACAGTAA
- a CDS encoding glycosyltransferase family 2 protein: MKKVSAVICVYNEGKTIENVIISVSKSEIVNEVIVVNDGSTDSTEKIIQKIKEVIEIKNIYLKENKGKGYAMAIGVENAENEIIVFIDADQTTTVNGYIKQIVNPLLNQESDMVLGYSTVNILSKDINPLKILTGERGLYKKDIFPILDKIKESRFGVETLLYFYFISIGKSIKFIQLVGLKHNNKYKKESITKATTSYINEGWEIAYTVIKNYDLMLKTVEKLVRKKMKK, encoded by the coding sequence ATGAAAAAAGTATCAGCAGTAATATGTGTATATAACGAGGGAAAAACTATTGAGAATGTAATAATATCTGTTTCAAAATCAGAAATAGTAAATGAAGTAATTGTTGTAAACGATGGCTCTACTGATAGCACCGAGAAAATAATTCAAAAGATTAAAGAAGTCATAGAAATTAAAAATATCTACTTAAAAGAAAATAAAGGAAAAGGATATGCTATGGCAATAGGTGTTGAGAATGCTGAAAATGAAATTATTGTGTTTATTGATGCTGATCAAACTACAACAGTTAATGGGTATATTAAGCAAATTGTAAATCCTTTGTTAAATCAAGAATCTGATATGGTTTTGGGTTATTCAACCGTAAATATTTTAAGCAAAGATATAAACCCATTAAAGATATTAACAGGAGAAAGGGGTTTGTATAAAAAAGATATTTTTCCTATTCTCGATAAAATAAAAGAATCAAGGTTTGGAGTAGAAACACTTCTTTATTTCTATTTTATTTCTATTGGTAAATCAATAAAGTTTATTCAATTAGTTGGATTAAAACATAATAATAAATACAAAAAAGAATCTATTACAAAAGCTACAACAAGTTATATTAACGAAGGCTGGGAAATTGCATATACTGTTATAAAAAATTACGATTTAATGCTGAAAACAGTAGAAAAATTAGTTAGGAAAAAAATGAAAAAATGA
- a CDS encoding patatin-like phospholipase family protein, whose protein sequence is MNKNISLVLSSGGARGIAHIGAIEELEKQGFEIKSIAGTSMGALVGGMYAAGKLDVYKEWMCSLDKMDVFNLIDFTLSLNGLIKGEKILKEMKKIIPDRNIEDLPIPYSVVATDIINGKEVIFESGSLYDAIRASISIPTVFTPFNKNGLKLVDGGVLNPIPINRVKRQDNDILIVVNVGADKIHETPNIKETISEIDKKHNKYLTKIHDTINNIIPKNKTDKLGYYNLLNKTTSLMLQEISKFTLEKYKYDILIEIPKTAYGTYDFYKSNEIIELGINETKKALQKYFEK, encoded by the coding sequence ATGAATAAAAATATTTCATTAGTACTATCTAGCGGAGGTGCAAGAGGAATTGCACATATTGGAGCTATTGAAGAATTAGAAAAGCAAGGATTTGAAATAAAATCAATTGCAGGAACTTCTATGGGGGCATTAGTGGGAGGAATGTATGCTGCCGGCAAACTTGATGTTTATAAAGAATGGATGTGTTCTTTAGACAAAATGGATGTTTTTAATCTGATTGATTTTACCCTAAGCTTAAATGGCTTAATAAAAGGTGAAAAAATCCTTAAGGAAATGAAAAAAATAATCCCTGACAGAAATATTGAAGACCTTCCTATCCCATACTCTGTTGTTGCTACTGATATTATTAATGGTAAAGAAGTAATTTTTGAAAGTGGAAGTTTATACGATGCTATTAGAGCTTCTATATCTATTCCTACTGTTTTTACGCCTTTTAATAAAAATGGATTAAAATTGGTTGACGGAGGCGTACTTAATCCAATACCTATTAATCGTGTAAAACGACAAGATAATGATATATTAATTGTAGTAAATGTTGGTGCAGATAAAATACATGAAACCCCAAATATCAAAGAAACTATATCAGAAATTGATAAAAAACATAATAAATATCTAACTAAAATACATGATACAATTAATAACATAATTCCAAAAAACAAAACCGACAAATTAGGTTATTATAATTTGTTAAATAAAACAACAAGTTTAATGCTTCAAGAAATATCAAAATTTACATTGGAAAAATATAAGTATGATATTCTTATCGAAATCCCAAAAACTGCTTATGGAACTTACGATTTTTATAAATCAAACGAAATAATTGAACTTGGAATAAATGAAACAAAAAAAGCATTGCAAAAATATTTTGAAAAATGA
- a CDS encoding radical SAM protein, translated as MKTKELIFKKLTDAVISQKQLRYFAIDQLDKYMFNEMVIKYDGTDDHDTQLARYHFYSALSHSVQRNLDKEYISNNAIMKLKDTLIGNTLIRSSQDKIKDIHIKYKEKYGEYPPNFITLSPTQRCNLQCTGCYAASNENTSHTLPYNIVDKIVSEVYNIFGNKFIVISGGEPFMYKSNGKTLIDLFEKYSDVFFLVYTNGTLINSTIAKKLAVLGNVTAAISVEGYNKETDKRRGKGVHDKILHAMAELRAAGVPFGISVTATTTNVDLLFTEEFYDYYFDELGATYMWQFQFMPIGKGNNILDLVVSPENRVKLYKIWERIVKEKKYPLADFWNNAILSNGCIAYGNDSGYLYIDWNGNIMPCVFVPYYVDNVYDLYKSNKTLADATLSCLMQRGRKWKSEYRKNNYNKLMPCSIRDHYKNFRENILTKNSKPENKQAAESLKDENYYQSMVNYDDKLTELTEKINKEKQSVLK; from the coding sequence ATGAAAACAAAAGAATTAATTTTTAAAAAACTAACTGATGCTGTTATTAGTCAAAAACAATTGAGATACTTCGCTATTGATCAGTTAGATAAATACATGTTTAATGAAATGGTAATAAAATATGATGGAACAGATGATCATGATACACAATTAGCACGTTACCATTTCTATTCGGCATTATCACATTCTGTACAAAGAAATCTTGATAAAGAATATATTTCAAATAATGCAATAATGAAACTTAAAGATACCTTGATTGGTAACACTTTAATAAGATCTTCACAGGATAAGATAAAAGATATTCATATTAAATATAAAGAAAAATATGGTGAATATCCACCAAATTTCATAACTCTTTCACCGACCCAAAGATGTAATTTACAATGTACAGGATGTTATGCTGCAAGTAATGAAAATACATCCCATACTTTACCTTACAACATTGTTGATAAAATTGTAAGTGAGGTATATAATATTTTTGGGAATAAATTTATTGTTATCAGTGGTGGTGAACCATTTATGTATAAAAGTAATGGGAAAACACTTATTGACTTGTTTGAAAAATATAGTGATGTTTTTTTTCTTGTTTATACTAACGGCACCTTAATAAATTCAACCATTGCAAAAAAATTAGCTGTATTAGGAAATGTTACTGCAGCTATCTCGGTTGAAGGTTATAATAAAGAAACCGACAAGAGAAGAGGGAAAGGAGTTCATGATAAAATACTTCATGCAATGGCTGAATTAAGAGCTGCTGGAGTACCATTCGGAATTTCTGTTACAGCAACAACCACAAATGTTGATTTGCTTTTTACGGAAGAATTTTATGATTATTATTTTGATGAACTTGGTGCAACATATATGTGGCAATTTCAGTTTATGCCAATCGGGAAAGGAAATAATATATTAGATTTAGTAGTATCTCCAGAAAATAGAGTGAAACTATATAAAATATGGGAAAGGATTGTCAAAGAAAAAAAATATCCATTAGCTGATTTTTGGAATAATGCCATATTAAGCAATGGTTGTATTGCTTATGGTAACGATAGTGGCTATTTGTACATTGATTGGAACGGAAATATTATGCCTTGTGTTTTTGTGCCATATTATGTTGATAATGTGTATGACCTGTACAAAAGTAATAAAACTCTGGCTGATGCAACATTATCTTGTCTAATGCAAAGAGGAAGAAAATGGAAATCCGAATACAGGAAGAATAATTATAATAAACTAATGCCCTGCTCAATTCGAGATCATTATAAAAACTTCAGAGAAAACATATTGACTAAAAATTCAAAACCGGAAAATAAACAAGCCGCAGAGTCTTTAAAAGATGAAAATTATTATCAGTCTATGGTTAATTATGATGATAAACTAACAGAATTAACTGAAAAGATTAATAAAGAAAAACAAAGTGTTCTTAAATAA
- a CDS encoding RND family transporter: MNKFAKGIIKLKWLITIVVLGLTIFFGYQLKDIKIDADVINSLPDDDSTAVLYTEIGNKYGGNTMGMVIIQADNIFDTKVLEDIKQITDTIKYVDGISTVTSLTNVIDIKGSDWGIEIGKLIDEYDLPTTKTQLDSLRNRVMSKEMYKGNIVSADGTSTLVMFTLLDDADKQAVAKEIKEKITKLNLPEKISFGGIPMMMDDISTLMLVDMRNLIPITFIIIMLVLLIGFRSARGVILPLLTASISTVWVLGIMQLSGYMLNLVSINMPVILLAVGSAYTIHVINRVNECKEKDRRKALIIALSYIIIPVLLSGITTAFGFMSFVFGAYLTMIRDFGMFTSLGILIALLISVVFIPAIVSAFSMFKPLKALKKQKKSEDTIMGKMLLTPFSNLIVKHPKYITVAWIVLMTISVWGIFNIKTSINMAEYFQKDNPTRVIEEIMQKKFGGSIPVFVVFKGDMQNPDVLKTMIKTGNYMKEYPDIISTQSVADLIEEMNDVMGEGKKIPDEQAKIEQLWFLLDGQDIMSQLVTYDLDEGIIQSKFASADSENMEEFVVYMNEYIKDNSTDDCQIILTGMPSVYVKLNDSLIRSQFSSLSIAILLVVLIVALMLRSFSKGIYAAIPIVATIIILFGFMGVTGIALDIATVLVASIALGMGIDYSIHIITHFSKKFDEVKNINEAIKDSIMISGKAIIINVISVALGFLVLIFSHIVPIQNFGLLVALSMVGAGVGALTLLPVILILANRAKEKLYKSLGNNLIFNKKSSN; this comes from the coding sequence ATGAACAAATTTGCAAAAGGAATAATAAAATTAAAATGGTTAATAACCATTGTTGTACTGGGATTAACCATATTTTTTGGTTATCAACTTAAGGATATAAAAATTGATGCAGATGTTATAAATTCATTACCTGATGATGATTCAACTGCTGTTTTATATACCGAAATAGGTAATAAATACGGTGGGAATACTATGGGAATGGTTATAATACAGGCAGATAATATATTTGATACTAAAGTATTAGAAGATATAAAGCAAATAACTGATACTATTAAATATGTTGATGGAATTTCAACAGTTACAAGCCTTACAAATGTTATTGATATTAAAGGAAGTGATTGGGGAATTGAAATAGGCAAACTAATTGATGAATATGATTTGCCTACTACAAAAACTCAACTTGATAGTTTAAGGAATCGGGTAATGTCAAAAGAAATGTATAAAGGAAATATTGTTTCCGCAGATGGAACATCAACATTGGTAATGTTTACTTTACTTGATGATGCTGACAAACAAGCAGTAGCAAAAGAAATAAAAGAAAAAATCACCAAACTAAATCTTCCCGAAAAAATTAGTTTTGGTGGAATACCAATGATGATGGATGATATATCAACCTTAATGTTGGTTGATATGAGGAATTTAATTCCAATTACATTTATTATAATAATGTTAGTTCTTTTAATAGGTTTCAGGTCTGCTCGTGGAGTTATTTTGCCCCTTTTAACAGCAAGTATTTCTACTGTTTGGGTCTTGGGGATTATGCAATTATCAGGTTATATGTTAAATTTAGTTTCAATTAATATGCCCGTCATTTTACTCGCGGTTGGTAGTGCTTATACTATTCATGTTATTAACAGAGTAAATGAGTGTAAGGAAAAAGACAGGCGAAAAGCATTAATTATTGCTTTATCATATATTATTATACCCGTATTATTATCAGGAATTACTACTGCCTTTGGTTTTATGTCATTTGTTTTTGGGGCATATCTTACCATGATTCGTGATTTTGGAATGTTTACTTCTCTTGGCATATTAATTGCTCTACTAATTTCAGTTGTATTTATTCCTGCTATTGTCTCTGCATTTTCAATGTTTAAACCATTAAAAGCTTTGAAGAAACAAAAAAAGTCAGAAGATACTATTATGGGAAAGATGTTACTTACTCCTTTTTCTAATTTAATTGTAAAACATCCTAAATATATTACTGTAGCCTGGATTGTATTAATGACAATTAGTGTATGGGGAATATTTAATATTAAAACCAGTATTAATATGGCAGAATATTTCCAAAAAGATAATCCTACCAGAGTTATAGAAGAAATCATGCAGAAAAAATTTGGCGGTTCCATACCTGTTTTTGTTGTTTTTAAAGGAGATATGCAAAATCCTGATGTTTTAAAAACAATGATTAAAACAGGGAATTATATGAAAGAATATCCTGATATAATATCTACACAATCGGTTGCAGATTTAATAGAAGAAATGAACGATGTTATGGGCGAAGGAAAAAAAATCCCTGATGAACAAGCAAAAATAGAGCAACTATGGTTTTTACTTGACGGACAAGATATTATGTCGCAATTGGTAACCTATGATTTAGACGAGGGGATAATTCAATCAAAATTTGCTTCTGCCGATAGTGAAAATATGGAGGAATTTGTTGTATATATGAACGAATATATAAAAGATAACTCCACTGATGATTGCCAGATAATACTAACAGGTATGCCCTCGGTATATGTGAAATTAAACGATTCGTTAATCCGCAGTCAATTTAGCAGTTTATCAATAGCTATTTTATTAGTTGTTTTAATTGTAGCACTGATGTTGCGTTCTTTTTCAAAAGGAATATATGCAGCAATACCAATTGTAGCTACCATTATTATTTTATTTGGCTTTATGGGAGTTACAGGCATAGCATTAGATATAGCAACCGTACTTGTGGCAAGTATAGCACTCGGTATGGGTATTGATTATTCAATTCATATAATAACTCATTTTTCCAAAAAATTTGATGAAGTTAAAAATATAAACGAGGCAATAAAAGATAGTATAATGATTAGTGGCAAGGCTATTATTATAAACGTAATATCGGTAGCTTTAGGCTTTCTGGTATTAATTTTTTCACATATTGTACCGATACAAAATTTCGGGTTACTTGTTGCATTAAGTATGGTTGGGGCAGGTGTTGGAGCATTGACCCTTTTACCTGTTATTTTAATACTTGCAAATAGAGCAAAAGAGAAGCTATATAAAAGTTTAGGTAATAATTTAATATTTAATAAAAAATCATCTAATTAA